The Thermotoga sp. SG1 region TGACCACAACGGGTTTCATACCGTCTTTTCTCACAGGCTTCAACTCTTTCGGAACAGCCTTCGAAGGGAGCATACTGTTTATGAACTTCACGATGTTCTCTGTACTTCTGTAATTCGTCTGGATTTTGAAGATCTTCGTGCCCGGAACCTTTATGAAGTCTTCCACGTTTTCGTATCTTGCTCCGCGGAAAGAGTAGATGCTCTGTGCATCATCTCCCACCGCCAGAACGTTTTCGTGTCTGGAAGACAGGTGCTCGATCATCCTGTACTGGACGTAGTTTGTATCCTGAAACTCATCCACCAGGATCCACAGAAACCTTTCTGCTTCCCTGTCTCGTATCTCCCTGTGCTCTTCAAAGAGTCTGTAAACGAAAAAAAGAAGATCCTCGTAATCCACCACGTTTTGAGAGCGTTTTTCCTGTTCGTAGAGGCTGAAAATCTCGGCGATCTCTTCCTTGAAATCCAGAAATTTTGGGTTTTTCACAATGATACTTTCTCTCAGAGATTTGAGCGTGTTTTTCATGTAGGAGTATATGGATAGCAGGACGGAGGGTTGAGGAAAGTTTTTTCTTTCTTCCTTTCCCTTTCTTTCCAGAAATTTGCTTCTTGCATGTCTCATTAGGCTTTCTGCGTCTTCTCTGTCCAGGATGGAATAATTCCTGTCCAGTCCAACGTACGGTGCGTACTTTCTCAAAAAGTGATTGCACACGTGATGAAACGTTCCGGCGAGCATTTCTGAAAGTTCTCTTCCCGTCACCATTTTTGCTCTCTCCACCATCTCTCTTGCGGCGGCTCTTGTGAACGTAACAAGAAGGATTCTGGAGGGATCCACACCATTTGCAAGAAGATAGGCTATCTTGTAGGTGATGACACGGGTTTTCCCAGATCCCGGTCCTGCTATTACAATACTTCTTCCTTCCGATTCAACAACCGCTTTTCTCTGCTCCTCATCGAGATCTTCCAGGAACGAAAGGTCCGTCTTCTTCGGTTTTATCCTGTACTCTTTCATCACTTCACCTCACCAGAGATGGAGCCGGGCCGGAAAAAGATGGGCTATGAACATTCCAAGACCAAAACCAGCGAGTGCTTCAAGAAAACTGTGCCCAAGATCCTTTTTCACCGCAGGCCTCAAGACAATGGCATCCATGAATATGATCACAAGGAATATGGAGGCAATCGATGTGTAGGGGGAATCAAACCCCGTGCTTCGAGCGAGCGACCACGCAAGACCGGACACGGTGGCGACGTGTCCACTGGGCATGCCTCCGTAACTTTTCAGCATCTTAACGTCTCTTTTGATCAGAAACTTTATGAACTGTGCCACCAGGAATGAAATAACTGCCGTTGTGAACGGCGTGCTTCGAAATATTTTCCAGATATCAAGCACGGAATAGGAAATGGATCACATCCCCCTCTCTTACGATGTAATCTTTTCCGTGCGTCTCCACAGCACCGGCTTCACGTGCTTTTTTAAAAGAGCCGTGTTCAAGGTATCTCTCGAAGGGAATGACTTCTGCCTTTATGAACCCCTTCTGTATGTCTGAGTGAATGAGTCCAGCGGCTTCGTAAGCGGTGGAACCTCTCTTTATGGTCCAGCTTCTTGCCTCGTTTTGTGTCGCGGTGAGAAATCTCACAAGATCGAGCAATCTCAGGACCTTCTCGAAAAACTCCTTCTTCTTGTTACCTGGAAGGTTGTACTCGGCCCTGAAAAGTTCTGCCTCATCCTCCGGGAGCGACTTGAGTTCTTCCTCGAGCTTTACATTTATTATAATGTATTCTTCTTCAACTGCATCTTCTATTAACTTTTTCTTCTCTTCGTTCAGTTCATCGACGTTGAAAACGAAGATCTGGGGCTTGTCGGTGAGAAGAAAAAGGGAACGGATCACGTTTTCTTCGAACTCGTCACGTCTTGGAAACTTCGATGCCCTGTTTCCCTGAGAGAGAAACTCCTGGAGAGCCTCCAGGAGTTCCACTTCTCTTTTTGCTTCTCTGTCACCTGTTCGTGCAACCTTTACTCTTTTTTCCAGGCGCTTCTGGATGGTCTCAAGATCCTTTAGTATGAGTTCGGTCTCAACTATCTCTATGTCTCTTTTTGGATCCACACTCTGATAGGGATGGGAGACCGTTTTGCTCTCGAACACCCGCACTACATGTGCTATGACATCCACCTTACTTATGTGATCGAGAAACTGGTTTCCAAGCCCTTCACCTCTACTCGCTCCTTTCACAAGGCCCGCTATGTCCACGATTTCCACGAACGGGTGGACCACCTTTTTTGACCCTTCGTTTTTTGCAAGAATCTCCACCCTTTTATCGGGCACAACGAGAACCCCCACGTTGGGCTCTATCGTACAGAACGGGAAATTCTCCGCAGGTACATCGTTATCGGTCAGAAAGTTGAAGAAAGAGGATTTTCCTGCGTTCGGAAGACCTACTATTCCCACCCTCTCCAAGTTATCACCTCAGTACTCTTCTTCCTCATCGTAAAAGTCTTCTTCTTCTTCCTCCTCATAGAAGTCTTCTTCGTTGAAAAGGTCGAATTCTTCATCTTCCTCTTCTTCAAATTCTTCTTCGTATTCTTCCTCTACTTTCTGTTCAGTGCCTGTCTGATGGATAGAAAGAGGCTTTCTTGGATCGAGCATACCATCGAACACCTTTCTTTTTTTGCCGTTGACGATGATGTACCCTTCTGCCTTGGCGGGTTTCCCATAGGAGGTGATCACCATCATGACGAGATCATCATCCACATCGTAACCGGGCTCTGACTCGATCACAAGAGCATCATCGTAGTAGAGGTTGTTCTTCACCTCTTTAGCGTGCTTCTGGATCTTGCTGCTGTTGAGGATCTCCTGTGCAGACGCCTCATCGATGTGCACCCTCAAGATGTACCTGAAGTCCACGATCTTCACTCCCCTGCAAGAATTTTTTTACGCTCTTCGAATTATACAGTAGGAGTATTAAAAGTCAAGGGGAATGGTTGTTAAACGATTGTCCAGTTTGATACCCTATGCTATAATACCAGAGGAAGCGGGGAGTAGCTCAGACGGCCAGAGCGCCAGAATCGGGATCTGGAGGTCGCGGGTTCAAGTCCCGCCTCCCCGACCAGAAGCGGGAGCTTGGCTCCCGTTTTTCTGTTTTTTTCAAAGAGTTTACCTGCCATGTAATTTTCATTCATGATGCGAGTATAGAATCTTCAAAAAGGGCGGGGAGGCGAGCGTGTGCATTACGAGGGCAAGACGAAAATTGTTAGGATCACTGAAGACCACGCCCTCATCGAGTTCAAAGACGATATAACGGCCGGTGATGGACTGAAACACGATGTGATGATCAACAAGGGCTCCATCTGTGCAGAAACGACAGCGATCCTCATGGATTATCTCTCCAAGAAAGGCATCAGAACCCATCTCATCGAGTACGTCCCTCCACGAACCCTCAAAGCTATCCCCCTCAAAATGTTCCCGCTTGAAGTTGTTGTGAGATTGAAAAAGGCAGGTTCTTTTGTGAAAAGGTACGGAGGAGTCGAAGGGGAAGATCTACCGGTTCCCCTCGTCGAATTCTTCATAAAAGACGACGAAAGGCACGATCCGATGGTGTGTGTAGATCATCTGGAGATACTGAAAATTGCAACGAAAGATCAGGCGGAAAAGATGAAGGAAACGGCCGTGAAGGCCACAATTGCCCTGAAAGAGTTCTTTGAAAAAGGTGGTTTTGAGCTCTGGGATATAAAGTACGAGTTCGGGCTCGACAAAGACGGCGAGGTCTTTCTGGGAGACGAGATCTCTCCCGATACCTTCAGGCTGAGAAAAAAGGGTGAGATCTTCGATAAAGATGTGTACAGAAGAGACCTTGGTGATCCCATGAAAAAGTACAGGGAGGTGCTTGAGCTTTGCCGATCTTTAAGTTCGCAGTAGACGTTCAGTACAGGAGCAACATCAGAGATCCACGTGGAGAGACGATCGAGCGCGTGTTGAGAGAAGAGAAGAACCTGCCCGTGAAGAGACTGAGGCTGGGAAAATCCATTCATCTGGAAGTGGAGGCAGAAGATAGAGAAAAGGCCTACGAGATCGTAAAGAAAGCCTGCGATGAACTTTTGGTGAACCCCGTCGTGGAAGAGTATGAGGTGAGGGAGCTGTGAAACCGAAAGCGTGTGTCGTGGTTTACCCGGGCTCCAATTGTGACAGGGACGCTTACTATGCCCTCGAGATAAACGGATTCGAACCCAGGTTCGTTGGGCTTGACGACAGACTCGACGATTACGAGTTGATCATTCTGCCTGGTGGTTTTTCCTATGGAGACTACCTACGTCCTGGTGCTGTGGCTGCAAGAGAGAAGATCGCCGTCGAGATCAGAAAAGCATCAGAAAAAGGAAAACTGATAATGGGAATCTGCAACGGTTTTCAGATCCTCATAGAGATGGGACTTCTCAAAGGAGCTCTCCTTCAGAATTCTTCGGGAAAGTTCATCTGTAAGTGGGTTGATCTCACCGTTGAAGATACGGACTCTCCCTTTACAAATGCCTTCACTCCTGGCGAAAGAATCAAGATTCCAATTGCCCATGGGTTTGGAAGGTACGTGAAGATAGACGAGGTGAACGTGGCTCTGAGATACGTTGAAGACGTGAACGGATCCGATGAGAGGATCGCGGGGATCTTCAACGAAGAGAAAAACATCTTCGGACTCATGCCCCATCCCGAAAGGGCCGTTGAGAACCTCCTCGGTGGCGAAGACGGCAGAAAGGTCTTTCAGTCCATCCTCAACTACTTGAAGAGGTGATGAAGTTGAGATATATGGATATCCTGAAGAGGAAGCTTGGAAGGGAACCCACCTTCGTCGAGCTTCAAGCGTTCTCTGTCATGTGGAGTGAACACTGCGGATACTCCCACACGAAGAAGTACATAAAAAAACTTCCAAAAACGGGCTTTGAAGGAAATGCGGGTGTTGTGAATCTCGACGACTATTATTCGATCGCCTTCAAAATAGAGAGCCACAACCACCCGAGTGCGATCGAACCTTACAACGGAGCGGCAACGGGTGTTGGGGGTATCATCAGGGATGTGCTCGCAATGGGTGCACGCCCCACGGCGATCTTCGACTCACTGCACATGGCCCGAATCATAGACGGTATCATCGAGGGAATAGCTGACTATGGAAACTCAATAGGGGTTCCAACGGTCGGAGGAGAACTCAGGATATCACCTCTGTACGAACACAATCCACTCGTCAACGTGCTCGCAGCGGGCGTTGTGAGAAACGATATGCTGGTCGATTCAAAAGCAACCAGGCCGGGGCAGGTCATTGTCGTTTTCGGTGGGGCAACAGGAAGGGACGGAATACACGGAGCATCTTTCGCCTCGGAAGACCTCACGGGAGAAAAAGCAACGAAACTTTCGATACAGGTTGGAGACCCATTCGCCGAAAAGATGCTCATAGAAGCATTTTTAAAGATGGTGGAAGAAGGGCTAGTTGAGGGAGCACAGGACCTTGGGGCAGGTGGTGTGCTGTCTGCCACGTCCGAACTTGTGGCAAAGGGTGGTCTTGGAGCGATCGTACACCTCGATCGTGTGCCGCTTAGGGAACCCGACATGGAACCCTGGGAGATCCTCATAAGCGAAAGTCAGGAGAGAATGGCGGTGATCACCTCTCCTGAGAAGGCAGTTCGCATACTGGAAATTGCAAGAGAACACCTTCTCTTCGGCGGTGTCGTTGCTGAAGTGATCGAAGAACCCACTTACAGAGTACTCTACAAGGACCAGCTGGTGGTGGAGGTGCCCGTCCAACTTCTTGCGAACGCACCGGAAGAAGAGATTGTAGAGTACAAACCTGGAGAGATCCCAAAGTTCGATGCGCTGAAATTCGAAGAAGTGAACGCCAGAGAGGTCTTCGAACAGTACGATCACATGGTGGGAACAGATACCGTTCTTCCTCCGGGATTTGGAGCCGCGGTCATGAGAATAAAAGGAAACAGCGGGTACTCCCTCGTCACACACAGCAGGGCAGACCTGGCCATTCAGGACACCTACTGGGGTACCTTCATAGCCGTTCTGGAGAGCGTGAGAAAGACGCTTGCAGTTGGTGCCACTCCCCTTGCCATAACCAACTGTGTGAACTACGGAGATCCCGATGTCGATCCAGTTGGGCTCTCTGCGATGATGACGGCTCTGAAGGATGCCTGTGAATTTTCCGGTGTGCCCGTAGCCTCAGGAAACGCCTCACTCTACAACACGTACAGGGGAAAACCCATACCCCCCACACTCGTTGTGGGAATGCTTGGAAAGGTGGACCCACAGAAGGTGGTAAAACCAGGACCCTCGAGAGTCTTTGCCGTTGGATGGCCGGATTTCGAACTGGAAAGGGAGAAAGAACTCTGGAAGGTCATAAAGAAACTCGCAGACGAAGGATCTTTCATCCTTGCCTCATCGCACCTTCTGACGAAAACGCACGTGGAAAGTTTCAGAGAGTTCGGGCTGAAGATCGATCTGAAACTTCCGGAGGTGGAACCTGCACATCAGATGATCCTGGTGTTCTCCGAAAAAACTCCCGCGGTGGGTGTTCCTGTGAGGGAGATAGGTACCGTTTCGAGGTGACCTGATATGTGCGGAATCGCAGGAGTCTGGAACGTGAAAGACGCTTTTTCAGTGCTCCACGATGTCCTTCTTGGACTTCAGCACAGAGGTCAGGAAAGTGCGGGTGTGGTCGTCGACGGTTTCAAAACGATAAAGGGAAAAGGCCTGGTGGACGCCGTTCTCACGGAGGACAAATGGGAAGATGCGGAAAAAGGAATAGGACACGTGAGATATTCAACGGCTGGTTCCCTTGAAGACATACAGCCCATCGTTGCTTTCACACGAAAGGGAAGGATAGCAGTTGCCCACAACGGGAACATACCGAATGGAGAAAAATGGATAAACATGCTTCAGGAAAAAGGAGCTGTTTTCCAGAGCACCCTTGATTCTGAAGTCTTCCTTCATCTCATATCGATGAGTGAAGGTGATATAAAAAGCTCCATCGTCAAGGCCCTGAAAAAGGTCCCACTTGCGTACTCTCTTTTGATCCTTCACGAAGAATTCCTCGCAGCAGCAAGGGATCCTTACGGCATCCGTCCTCTGTTCTATGGAAGATACGGAGAAGGTGTGGTGGTGGCATCTGAAGATGCTGCACTGAAGGCCATAGGAGTGGAGGATGTGGAAGAGATCCCTCCCGGAACCGTTGTGTTCTTCACAAACGAAGGCGAGGAAAGAGTCAAATTCAACAGTAAAGAAAGAAGATTTTGCTCGTTCGAATTCATCTACTTTGCAAGACCGGACAGTCACTTCCTCAGCCAGAGTGTTCATCTTGCACGTTACAGAATGGGTGAAGAACTTTTCAGAGAAAACCCGATAAAAGCAGATGTTGTTGTTCCTGTGCTCGATTCTGGACTTTCTGGAGCCATGGGGTTTTCTTCCGCTTCTGGCATTCCTCTGGACATCGGACTGATGAGGAATCGATACGTGGGAAGAAGTTTCATAATGCCTGTGGACAGGGAGAAGATAGTGAAGAAAAAGCTAGTTCCAATAGAAGATGTGGTGCGTGGAAAGAGGGTTGTGGTAATAGACGACTCGATCGTCAGGGGAACCACGATGGGAATCATCGTGAAGATACTGAGAGAGGCTGGAGCAAGGGAGGTCCATGTGGGGATCCATTCCCCACCCGTTCGTTTTCCGTGTTACTACGGTATCGATACGGCTCGCAAGAAGGAACTCGTCGCAGGAGAACGGGATGTGGAGGAAATCAAGAAGATCGTCAACGCAGATTCTCTCTTCTACCTGTCGCTCGAGGGGTTGAGGAGAGCCATTGGGAGGAATGAACTGTGTGTGGCGTGTTTCAACGGGGAGTACTTCCACGACTAGTGGTGCTCGCGTCGGGAAACGGAAGCAACTTCGAAGCGATTGTGAAGGCCTCACGGAACGGAGTCCTGAAGGCAGAAATTCAGGAACTTCTGGTGGACAGAGAATGCTTTGCCATCGAGCGGGCAAAGAAACTGAAAGTACGCTGGAAAAAGCTGGAAAGACCTTGGCAGGAGTCTTTGAGTGAAAGACTCGAAGAACTCAGGCCAGACCTGATCGTTCTTGCTGGCTTCATGAGGATTCTCCCACCGGAAATAGTGAGGAGATGGCAGTGGAAGATAGTGAACATCCACCCATCGCTCCTTCCTGCCTTTCCTGGAATGCACGCCATAGAGAAGGCCTACGAATACGGTGTGAAAGTCACGGGGATCACCATCCACTTCGTCGACGAGGGTGTGGACACCGGTCCCATCATCTTCCAGAAAGCCTTAGAGATAAAAAAGAACTGGTCACTGGAGAAACTCGAGGAAGAGATACACAGGATAGAACACCGTTACTACCCGATAGTTATACAGAAGGTCCTCGATGGAAAGTGGAGAACAGAAGGAAGGAGGGTTATCCTTGAAGAGGATATTGGTTAGTCTGTACGAGAAAGAAAAGTACCTGGACGTGTTGAAAAAGCTGTATGAAGAAGGATGGAAGATCTGGGCAAGTTCTGGAACGGCAAAGTTCCTGAGAGAGAACGGCATAGATGCAAACGACGTGAGCACCATCACGGGCTTTGAAAACCTCCTCGGTGGGCTGGTGAAAACGCTGCATCCGGAAATATTCGCGGGGATCCTGGGACCAGAGCCAAGGTGGGATGTGGTCTTCGTGGACCTTTATCCACCACCAGATATCGACATAGGCGGTGTGGCCCTTCTTCGAGCAGCGGCGAAGAACTGGAGGAAGGTAAAACCCGCTTTTGACATGGAGACCCTGAAGATTGCCATCGAAAAGGACGATGAGGAAACAAGGAAGTATCTTGCCGGAATGACCTTCGCGTTCACCAGCACATACGATTCTGTGAGGGCAAACCAGTTCATTGAAGGAGTGTCTCTTTCTTTCAGAAGAGAGGATCTTCAGCTGAGATACGGAGAAAATCCGCATGAAAGGGCCTTCGTGTACGGAAAGCCTGCCTTTGAAATTCTCCACGAGGGAAAAACCATATCTTTCAACAACATTCTGGACGCAGAGAACGCATGGTTCGTGGCGAAAAACTTGCCAAAAACAGGGGCCGTCGTTGTGAAGCACCAGTCCCCCTGCGGCGCTGCGATCGGTGAAGACAGAGTGGAAGTCGTGAAAAAGGCCATAGAAGCAGACGAAGAGTCGAGCTTTGGAGGTATCCTTGCCGTGAACTTCGAGATGGACGGCGAAGTGGCTTCATCCCTGAAGAAGTACCTCGAAGTGATCGTTGCCCCATCCTTCACGAAAGAGGCCGTCGAGATACTGTCGAAAAAAAAGGTGAGACTTCTCAAACCACAAGATTACACTCCCACAGCTGGAAAGATGGCCTTTGGGGCTCTTGTTCTGAGCGAAAGGAAGTTCCCAGATGGAGATTTCGAACTCGTCGTAGGAGAGCCCCTTTCTGAAAAAGAACTCGAAGACCTGGAGTTTGCCTACAGGGTGGTGGAAGGGGTAAAATCGAACGCCGTCCTCATAGTCAAAGATGGCGTAACGGTGGGAATAGGAAGCGGGCAGCCTTCAAGAAAGAGAGCCGCCTGGATCGCTACCATGATGGCAAAAGAAAAGGCAAAAGGGGCAATAGCAGCTTCCGATGCCTTCTTCCCTTTCCCCGATTCACTGGAGATACTCGCCCAGGCGGGGGTGAAGGCTGTTGTCGCACCTCTTGGATCCATAAGGGACGAAGAAGTTCTCTCAAAAGCCAAAGAACTCGGTCTCACCTTCTACAAAGCCCCCAGCAGGGTCTTCAGACACTGAGAGGTGAAACGTATGAGGGTACATGTTCTTGGATCAGGTGGAAGAGAACACGCCATAGGGTGGGCATTCTCCCGGCAGGATTATGAGGTTCACTTTTATCCGGGAAACGCCGGAACAAAAAGAGACGGAACGAACCACCCCTACGAAGGAGAAAAGACGATAAGGAGTATACCAGATGAAGACATCATCATACCGGGTTCTGAAGAGTACCTTGTAGAAGGTGTTGCGAACTGGAGTTCGAACGTCTTTGGACCAGTGAAGGAGGTCGCAAAGCTCGAGGGTTCCAAGGTCTTCGCCAAGCGTTTCATGGAAAAGTACAGTATAAGAACTGCTCGCTTCGAAGTGGCAGAAACTCCGGAAGAGCTGAAGGAAAAGATAAAGAAGTTTTCCCCTCCGTACGTGATAAAGGCAGACGGTCTGGCACGCGGGAAAGGTGTCTTGATCCTTGACTCGGAAGAAGAGGCAATCGAGAAGGGATCCAAGCTTATCACGGGAGAACTCATTAAAGGAGTCAAGGGACCCGTTGTAATCGATGAATACCTAGAAGGAGAGGAACTTTCCGCCATGGCAATAGTCAACGGAAGAGATTTCGTGATACTTCCCTTCGTCAGAGACTACAAGCGGCTGCTGGACAACGACAGGGGCCCCAACACGGGTGGTATGGGATCGTGGGGACCTGTGAACGTACCACAGGAGACAATCTCGAAGATAGAGGAACTCTTCGATAAGACGCTCTGGGGAGTGGAAAAAGAGGGTTACACCTACCGGGGTTTTCTGTACCTTGGCCTGATGCTACACAACGGTGAGCCTTACATTCTCGAATACAACGTGAGACTGGGAGATCCAGAAACCGAGGTGATCGTTGTTCTGAATCCTGAAGCCTTTGTTAACGCCGTTTTGGAAGGATACAAAGGTGGTAAAATGGAAGCGATCAAACCAAACGGGTTCGCCGTGGACGTGGTTCTTGCATCGAGAGGTTATCCAGACAATCCTGAAAAAGGAAAAGAAATCACGCTTCCAGAAGACGGTCTTATCTTCTTTGCGGGAGTGGCTGAAAAAGACGGGAAACTGATAACAGCGGGTGGAAGGGTACTTCATTGCATGGGAACCGGTGTGACCAGAGAGGAGGCAAGAAGAAAGGCCTACGAACTTGCTGAAAAGGTACAATTCGAAGGAAAAACGTACAGGAGGGATATCGCCTCGTGAAATATACCTACCGGGACACTGGAGTTGATGTTGAAAGGGGAGAAAGCTTCTCCAGAAAGATAAAAAACTCCGTGAAACTGCCGGAGTGGCTTATGAAGGAACCAACGGGATACGCTGCTGTTCTGAAGATCACAGAACCACCGATCGCTGTCACAGCAGACGGTATTGGAACAAAACTCATCCTCCACAGAAAGTATGGAACTTGGCGTTACGCTGCTGAAGACCTCGTTGGAATGAACTACAACGATCTGGTCTGTGTTGGTGCAAGACCCGTTGCCTTCCTCGACTACCTCGGTGTGGAAAGGATATCCGAAGAACATGAGCAGTTCATAACAGAACTCGTGAATGTTCTTGAAAGCGTGGGTGTCAAACTGGTCGGCGGAGAAACCGCGGAGATGCCAGATGTTTATCGCGGAGACTGGGATGCTGTGGGGTTCGCCGTTGGTGTTCTGGAGAGGAAGATCCCGGTTGATACGATAAGGGAAGGTGACATCATCATCGGAATTCCCTCTTCTGGTTTTCACTCGAACGGCTGGTCACTCATAAGGAGGATACTGAAAGAGGAAAAGATAGAACCTGAAAGCCTAGATTTCGACCTTCTGAAAGGAACGCGAATATACAGAGAGGTCGTCGATGTATTCGATCGAGTCAAAGGAGTCGCGCATGTAACCGGTGGAGGTATCATCAGAGCCCTAAAGAGAGTGCTTGGAAACCTCAGGGCACATGTTTCTCTTCCGAAGAGGGATTTTATCGATTGGATCCTGAAGTACGTTGAATTCGAAGAAGCCATAAACACCTTCAACATGGGAATTGGTATGCTTCTTGTCGTGGAGAAAAAAAATGTAGAGTACGTTCTCGGCAGAGTGGACGGTGTG contains the following coding sequences:
- the purF gene encoding amidophosphoribosyltransferase produces the protein MCGIAGVWNVKDAFSVLHDVLLGLQHRGQESAGVVVDGFKTIKGKGLVDAVLTEDKWEDAEKGIGHVRYSTAGSLEDIQPIVAFTRKGRIAVAHNGNIPNGEKWINMLQEKGAVFQSTLDSEVFLHLISMSEGDIKSSIVKALKKVPLAYSLLILHEEFLAAARDPYGIRPLFYGRYGEGVVVASEDAALKAIGVEDVEEIPPGTVVFFTNEGEERVKFNSKERRFCSFEFIYFARPDSHFLSQSVHLARYRMGEELFRENPIKADVVVPVLDSGLSGAMGFSSASGIPLDIGLMRNRYVGRSFIMPVDREKIVKKKLVPIEDVVRGKRVVVIDDSIVRGTTMGIIVKILREAGAREVHVGIHSPPVRFPCYYGIDTARKKELVAGERDVEEIKKIVNADSLFYLSLEGLRRAIGRNELCVACFNGEYFHD
- a CDS encoding ATP-dependent helicase — its product is MKEYRIKPKKTDLSFLEDLDEEQRKAVVESEGRSIVIAGPGSGKTRVITYKIAYLLANGVDPSRILLVTFTRAAAREMVERAKMVTGRELSEMLAGTFHHVCNHFLRKYAPYVGLDRNYSILDREDAESLMRHARSKFLERKGKEERKNFPQPSVLLSIYSYMKNTLKSLRESIIVKNPKFLDFKEEIAEIFSLYEQEKRSQNVVDYEDLLFFVYRLFEEHREIRDREAERFLWILVDEFQDTNYVQYRMIEHLSSRHENVLAVGDDAQSIYSFRGARYENVEDFIKVPGTKIFKIQTNYRSTENIVKFINSMLPSKAVPKELKPVRKDGMKPVVVKTWDRYEEARFVSQRILELFEEGFKPEEIAVLYRSHSHSLELQMELARSRIDFRVLSGPRFTESAHVKDVLSFLRIVQNPRDKSAWLRAAKLFYGIGDRTASRIADLASVYVEEGLDPFEELKKVNFSGEYDRFMEILDHLRKMELPGEMIEHVLTSFYSEYLEARYPDFREREMDIERLVEIASRYTDLENFLTDLAVTEDVEIQREVFQKEGKVTLTTVHQAKGLEWRAVFVISVNPGDFPNYFAISEGNLDEEERIFYVAITRAKEQLYISYQVTGTSYPYRGNRFIMRSGENFIDRIPPDLVDMWEVR
- the purS gene encoding phosphoribosylformylglycinamidine synthase subunit PurS; amino-acid sequence: MPIFKFAVDVQYRSNIRDPRGETIERVLREEKNLPVKRLRLGKSIHLEVEAEDREKAYEIVKKACDELLVNPVVEEYEVREL
- a CDS encoding divergent PAP2 family protein; translated protein: MLDIWKIFRSTPFTTAVISFLVAQFIKFLIKRDVKMLKSYGGMPSGHVATVSGLAWSLARSTGFDSPYTSIASIFLVIIFMDAIVLRPAVKKDLGHSFLEALAGFGLGMFIAHLFPARLHLW
- the purQ gene encoding phosphoribosylformylglycinamidine synthase subunit PurQ, with translation MKPKACVVVYPGSNCDRDAYYALEINGFEPRFVGLDDRLDDYELIILPGGFSYGDYLRPGAVAAREKIAVEIRKASEKGKLIMGICNGFQILIEMGLLKGALLQNSSGKFICKWVDLTVEDTDSPFTNAFTPGERIKIPIAHGFGRYVKIDEVNVALRYVEDVNGSDERIAGIFNEEKNIFGLMPHPERAVENLLGGEDGRKVFQSILNYLKR
- the purN gene encoding phosphoribosylglycinamide formyltransferase — its product is MCGVFQRGVLPRLVVLASGNGSNFEAIVKASRNGVLKAEIQELLVDRECFAIERAKKLKVRWKKLERPWQESLSERLEELRPDLIVLAGFMRILPPEIVRRWQWKIVNIHPSLLPAFPGMHAIEKAYEYGVKVTGITIHFVDEGVDTGPIIFQKALEIKKNWSLEKLEEEIHRIEHRYYPIVIQKVLDGKWRTEGRRVILEEDIG
- a CDS encoding phosphoribosylaminoimidazolesuccinocarboxamide synthase, with the protein product MHYEGKTKIVRITEDHALIEFKDDITAGDGLKHDVMINKGSICAETTAILMDYLSKKGIRTHLIEYVPPRTLKAIPLKMFPLEVVVRLKKAGSFVKRYGGVEGEDLPVPLVEFFIKDDERHDPMVCVDHLEILKIATKDQAEKMKETAVKATIALKEFFEKGGFELWDIKYEFGLDKDGEVFLGDEISPDTFRLRKKGEIFDKDVYRRDLGDPMKKYREVLELCRSLSSQ
- the purL gene encoding phosphoribosylformylglycinamidine synthase subunit PurL; the encoded protein is MKLRYMDILKRKLGREPTFVELQAFSVMWSEHCGYSHTKKYIKKLPKTGFEGNAGVVNLDDYYSIAFKIESHNHPSAIEPYNGAATGVGGIIRDVLAMGARPTAIFDSLHMARIIDGIIEGIADYGNSIGVPTVGGELRISPLYEHNPLVNVLAAGVVRNDMLVDSKATRPGQVIVVFGGATGRDGIHGASFASEDLTGEKATKLSIQVGDPFAEKMLIEAFLKMVEEGLVEGAQDLGAGGVLSATSELVAKGGLGAIVHLDRVPLREPDMEPWEILISESQERMAVITSPEKAVRILEIAREHLLFGGVVAEVIEEPTYRVLYKDQLVVEVPVQLLANAPEEEIVEYKPGEIPKFDALKFEEVNAREVFEQYDHMVGTDTVLPPGFGAAVMRIKGNSGYSLVTHSRADLAIQDTYWGTFIAVLESVRKTLAVGATPLAITNCVNYGDPDVDPVGLSAMMTALKDACEFSGVPVASGNASLYNTYRGKPIPPTLVVGMLGKVDPQKVVKPGPSRVFAVGWPDFELEREKELWKVIKKLADEGSFILASSHLLTKTHVESFREFGLKIDLKLPEVEPAHQMILVFSEKTPAVGVPVREIGTVSR
- the ychF gene encoding redox-regulated ATPase YchF, with the protein product MERVGIVGLPNAGKSSFFNFLTDNDVPAENFPFCTIEPNVGVLVVPDKRVEILAKNEGSKKVVHPFVEIVDIAGLVKGASRGEGLGNQFLDHISKVDVIAHVVRVFESKTVSHPYQSVDPKRDIEIVETELILKDLETIQKRLEKRVKVARTGDREAKREVELLEALQEFLSQGNRASKFPRRDEFEENVIRSLFLLTDKPQIFVFNVDELNEEKKKLIEDAVEEEYIIINVKLEEELKSLPEDEAELFRAEYNLPGNKKKEFFEKVLRLLDLVRFLTATQNEARSWTIKRGSTAYEAAGLIHSDIQKGFIKAEVIPFERYLEHGSFKKAREAGAVETHGKDYIVREGDVIHFLFRA